A genome region from Methylorubrum populi includes the following:
- a CDS encoding phage holin family protein, with translation MANPDPSPPPSPPPSSIQSLVADALREASELAGKEIALFRTEMTNNVRSLFIGLAMMVLAAVFAITAMLVLIGALVKFVATLVGSEWLAALIVGGGMLFVAVLLGVIGARAMALSNLAPTRTSRQVRQDARALTERVSG, from the coding sequence ATGGCAAACCCCGATCCTTCCCCTCCGCCCTCCCCTCCGCCCTCCTCGATCCAATCGCTCGTCGCCGACGCCCTGCGCGAGGCGAGCGAACTGGCCGGCAAGGAGATCGCCCTCTTCCGCACGGAGATGACGAACAACGTCCGCTCGCTGTTCATCGGGCTGGCGATGATGGTGCTCGCGGCGGTGTTCGCGATCACGGCGATGCTGGTGCTGATCGGCGCGCTGGTGAAGTTCGTGGCGACGCTGGTGGGCTCGGAATGGCTCGCGGCGCTCATCGTCGGCGGCGGCATGCTGTTCGTCGCGGTGCTTCTCGGCGTCATCGGCGCCCGGGCGATGGCCCTGTCCAACCTCGCCCCGACCCGGACCTCGCGTCAGGTCCGGCAGGATGCCCGCGCGCTGACGGAAAGGGTTTCGGGATGA
- a CDS encoding DUF3618 domain-containing protein, translating to MSESISDLEKDIEQSRARLDETIDRIQGRLNASSLVDEMLGSARRTPYSGVYDDALLAVRRNPLPVLLIAAGVGLLLNGMRTARRPTTRAVVPVEARPVTVTGADRTYDPDAPGGRPAHDLPPERQVRPSQA from the coding sequence ATGAGCGAATCGATCTCGGATCTCGAGAAGGACATCGAGCAGAGCCGTGCCCGGCTCGACGAGACCATCGACCGGATCCAGGGCCGGCTGAACGCGTCGAGCCTCGTCGACGAGATGCTCGGCTCGGCCCGGCGCACGCCCTACAGCGGCGTCTACGACGACGCCCTGCTGGCGGTGCGGCGCAATCCGCTGCCGGTGCTGCTGATCGCGGCGGGCGTCGGCCTGCTGCTCAACGGCATGCGCACGGCGCGCCGCCCGACCACCCGCGCCGTGGTGCCGGTGGAAGCCAGACCCGTGACCGTCACGGGCGCCGACCGCACCTACGACCCCGACGCCCCCGGCGGGCGCCCCGCCCACGACCTGCCGCCCGAGCGGCAGGTCCGTCCCTCACAGGCCTGA